The Papilio machaon chromosome 28, ilPapMach1.1, whole genome shotgun sequence genome includes a window with the following:
- the LOC106707497 gene encoding serine/arginine repetitive matrix protein 1, whose amino-acid sequence MSSKFYIYASGRWREVEMDTGCVSGWGRPSFVYVRGGRLVVAQRRRVLRALRSLAAGRVSAANDSFVLSKYVPSQAPTLKIQCKSHVHQDQKMTKSVDRVCALCNDERFNKLLKETSSVGTQCTSTADASNQVSDTMVSPQPSTNNKNSPKILPLRRKGKFIKTKSRNVNKSRQRDDRETAETNMTKEHATKTLANKDNVNKEQELTQNTKKHRQEVKELLIEEDVVEILRRYLKKNNLGVDSKRYDIDDAYKEQVFYKINPLVVVEQCPQIKRMLQNRTNDVSEKEFMTSLGLQTTEERASTKRYRKQSTSQSSTQSLIQDNKENELQNTRSLRKRTKCSKDSEFKKYKSSEKNDKQLRPQKMREVVLLSSNSDSDFRDSQLSRKLHVGPRVNGLRVTSSPAKAPIEASKPTSTKAPTGARTSGTAAPGTKSVGAKRVSGWESRVYSPLEDQAIISWVQVGGRARLVNGNRLWRELQPHHLASTGVSRSWHSLRNRYLRYILPTLSNLAPTPVAVHLRAAAATGEIKNRKQKKPVNNSMFAMPRVRSAFAPRRARLASSHTPSPPASPPRTPSPVKRKAMATSTSTASPSPSPTPSPVPTGSSTPTEVQLQKIHNVSERSRLSKRYSELRRRFKDVEESSDEAPRVLRPRPSQAPRRSMHDSSRVLRQEPKKRRLYNPEVI is encoded by the exons ATGAGTTcaaagttttacatttatgccaGCGGTCGTTGGCGGGAGGTTGAGATGGACACTGGCTGTGTGTCGGGATGGGGTCGTCCCAGCTTCGTGTACGTGCGCGGCGGGCGGTTGGTAGTGGCGCAGCGGCGGCGGGTGCTGCGCGCGCTCAGGTCGCTGGCGGCCGGCCGCGTCTCCGCCGCCAACGATAGCTTCGTTTTAAG TAAATATGTACCTTCTCAAGCACCAACTTTGAAAATCCAGTGCAAGAGTCATGTACACCAAGACCAGAAGATGACCAAATCAGTTGATCGTGTTTGTGCACT ATGCAATGATGAAAGATTCAATAAACTATTGAAAGAGACCAGCAGTGTGGGTACACAGTGCACCTCCACTGCAGATGCCAGCAACCAAGTCTCCGACACAATGGTCTCTCCACAACCTAGcactaacaataaaaattcacctaaaatattaccattaagaagaaaaggaaaatttattaaaacaaaatcaaggaatgtaaataaatctagACAAAGAGATGACAGAGAAACTGCAGAAACAAATATGACCAAAGAGCATGCTACAAAAACATTAGCAAATaaagataatgtaaataaagaaCAAGAATTGACACAGAATACAAAGAAACATAGACAAGAAGTAAAAGAATTATTGATAGAAGAAGATGTAGTAGAGATTCTAAGACGAtatctgaaaaaaaacaacttggGAGTTGATTCAAAGAGGTACGACATTGATGATGCATACAAGGAAcaagtgttttataaaattaatcctCTAGTTGTTGTTGAACAGTGTCCTCAGATAAAGAGGATGCTTCAGAACAGAACTAATGATGTATCAGAGAAGGAATTCATGACAAGTCTCGGTCTGCAGACAACTGAGGAGCGAGCATCTACTAAGAGATACAGAAAACAAAGCACATCTCAATCTTCAACACAATCTTTAATACAAGATAATAAAGAGAATGAATTACAGAACACTCGAAGTTTACGTAAACGTACTAAATGTTCAAAAGATTCTGagtttaagaaatataaatcttcCGAGAAGAATGATAAACAACTCAGACCGCAGAAGATGAGAGAAGTTGTTTTACTGAGCAGTAACAGTGACAGCGACTTCCGGGACTCACAATTATCACGAAAATTACATGTCGG TCCAAGAGTGAATGGGTTGCGTGTCACTTCGTCACCTGCAAAGGCACCAATAGAGGCCAGTAAACCAACTAGCACTAAGGCACCAACTGGTGCCAGAACAAGTGGCACTGCAGCACCCGGCACTAAGTCTGTAGGTGCCAAACGTGTCAGCGGGTGGGAGAGCCGCGTGTACTCGCCGCTGGAGGACCAGGCGATCATATCGTGGGTGCAGGTTGGCGGCCGCGCGCGGCTCGTCAACGGCAACCGGCTCTGGCGCGAGCTGCAGCCGCACCACCTCGCCAGCACCGGCGTCT CGCGGTCGTGGCACTCTCTACGCAACCGCTACCTGCGCTACATCCTGCCCACGCTGTCGAATCTCGCGCCCACACCCGTCGCCGTTCATCTGCGAGCCGCCGCCGCTACAG GTGAAATAAAGAACCGTAAACAGAAGAAACCGGTCAACAACTCAATGTTTGCGATGCCCCGAGTGCGCAGCGCGTTTGCGCCGCGGCGAGCTCGCCTCGCCTCCTCTCACACACCCTCGCCCCCGGCCAGTCCTCCACGCACACCTAGTCCTGTCAAGCGCAAGGCCATGGCGACCTCCACGAGCACAGCCAGCCCCTCACCCAGCCCCACACCCAGCCCCGTGCCCACCGGTAGCTCCACACCCACAGAAGTCCAGCTACAGAAGATTCATAATGTCTCAG aGAGATCTAGACTTAGCAAACGTTACTCTGAACTGCGGCGTAGATTCAAGGACGTGGAGGAGTCGTCGGACGAGGCGCCGCGGGTGCTGCGCCCCCGGCCCTCGCAGGCTCCTCGGCGCTCTATGCATGACTCCTCGCGAGTGTTGCGACAGGAGCCCAAGAAGAGGAGACTCTATAATCCAGAAGTGATTTGA